Proteins encoded together in one Chitinophaga sp. LS1 window:
- a CDS encoding PorP/SprF family type IX secretion system membrane protein produces MKKVLLFLTITLYLMNPARAQDPHFSQFFASPMTLNPAMTGLFSGDYRVSGNYREQWRSISTPFTTGTAAIDFGILKNVISYTDIWGVGLMAMYDRTGGGALTSTYLSFSTAYHKGLDPEGNHTLAVGVQATYVSKRLDQSKLVFENQIDNNGYNPAIPSGETISNPSISYLDPNIGILYNGLVGESSNIYAGVSLYHITQPTETFMQQNNNRLTSRVTVHGGGSFPVNGTNRIHASALYMKQSTASEFTFGGAYGFDLSGGMEENPTVFYLGSWYRLKDAINPYVGLEIGGFTVGLTYDMNVSTLKPASNYRGGMELSVIYIHRRNDNNKYKTNCPRF; encoded by the coding sequence ATGAAAAAAGTGTTGCTGTTTTTAACAATCACCCTTTATCTGATGAACCCCGCCAGGGCGCAGGATCCCCACTTTTCGCAGTTTTTCGCGTCTCCAATGACGTTGAATCCTGCTATGACGGGACTGTTCTCAGGTGACTACAGAGTATCCGGTAATTACCGTGAACAATGGAGAAGCATCTCTACCCCTTTCACTACCGGTACTGCAGCTATCGACTTCGGCATCCTCAAAAATGTCATTTCTTATACCGATATCTGGGGCGTAGGTCTGATGGCGATGTATGACAGGACTGGCGGTGGTGCACTCACCTCTACCTACCTGAGCTTTAGTACTGCTTACCACAAAGGTCTGGATCCGGAAGGAAACCATACCCTCGCTGTAGGTGTACAGGCTACATACGTTTCCAAACGACTTGATCAAAGCAAACTGGTATTCGAAAACCAGATAGACAATAATGGTTATAACCCTGCTATCCCTAGCGGCGAAACCATTTCAAATCCGAGCATCTCTTATCTGGATCCAAACATCGGTATCCTGTATAACGGTCTGGTCGGTGAATCTTCCAACATTTACGCAGGTGTTTCCTTATACCATATCACTCAGCCTACTGAAACGTTCATGCAACAGAACAATAACAGGCTCACATCCCGCGTAACTGTACATGGAGGTGGTTCATTCCCTGTAAATGGTACAAACCGTATCCACGCCAGTGCATTGTACATGAAACAGAGCACTGCCAGCGAGTTTACTTTTGGTGGTGCTTATGGCTTTGACCTGAGCGGCGGTATGGAAGAAAATCCTACTGTATTCTACCTGGGTAGCTGGTACCGTCTGAAAGATGCGATCAATCCTTATGTAGGTCTGGAAATCGGTGGTTTCACCGTAGGTCTTACTTACGATATGAACGTATCTACACTGAAACCGGCTTCTAACTACCGTGGTGGTATGGAGCTGTCTGTGATCTACATTCACAGAAGGAATGACAACAACAAGTATAAAACAAACTGTCCAAGATTCTAG
- the upp gene encoding uracil phosphoribosyltransferase gives MIVNLSSTNSLVGEWLSEIRSMEIQQDRMRFRRNMERVGEIAAYEISKTLEYEEKEVQTPLGIANCRVLKQQPVLATILRAGLALHQGLVHYFDKADHAFISAYRKHNHDGTFDINLEYVSSPTIEDQVVIISDPMLATGASLVKTIEHLQDIGKPKHIHLVVAIACTVGIEYVQRHANNNMTIWAGDIDDELTAKGYIVPGLGDAGDLAFGNKLQN, from the coding sequence ATGATAGTAAATCTGAGTAGTACCAATTCACTCGTAGGCGAATGGCTGAGTGAAATCAGAAGCATGGAAATTCAGCAGGATAGAATGCGTTTCAGAAGGAATATGGAGCGAGTGGGAGAAATTGCAGCCTACGAGATCAGCAAAACATTGGAGTACGAGGAAAAGGAAGTGCAAACCCCTTTGGGTATTGCCAATTGCCGGGTATTGAAACAGCAGCCTGTACTGGCTACCATCCTGAGAGCAGGCCTCGCGCTGCACCAGGGTTTGGTTCATTATTTTGACAAGGCGGACCACGCTTTTATATCGGCCTACCGTAAACACAATCATGACGGAACGTTCGATATCAACCTGGAATATGTATCCAGCCCAACTATCGAAGATCAGGTAGTAATCATATCAGATCCTATGCTGGCTACAGGTGCATCACTGGTTAAAACCATCGAACACCTGCAGGACATTGGCAAACCGAAACACATTCACCTGGTGGTAGCCATTGCCTGTACAGTAGGTATCGAATATGTACAACGACATGCTAACAACAATATGACCATTTGGGCTGGAGATATTGATGATGAGCTCACCGCAAAAGGTTACATTGTACCTGGTTTGGGTGATGCAGGTGACCTTGCCTTTGGAAATAAATTGCAAAATTAA
- a CDS encoding vWA domain-containing protein — protein sequence MLKYLFLLLAGLITLTTQAQRTLTGIITDTDNHQPLPSVSVLIKGTSMGTITNANGEFHLQAPAGNLTLVISFIGYKTKEVLVTDKQSKISASLAPENKQLSEIVITGYGIIKDMRSMGCSYATVNSEEQEAYAPIHDNRFQAVNLHPLSTFAADVDRASYSNVRRFLNDGELPPADAVRVEEMINYFDYQYKPPTGNDPVAIYTDMTECPWEPTHQLVRIGLKAMEVSNEKLPPANLVFLIDVSGSMRAENKLPLVIKSLKVLTQQLRPIDHVAIVVYAGAAGVVLPSTPGSEKMAIMDALDKLEAGGSTAGGAGIQLAYNTAAANYLEDGNNRVIIATDGDFNVGVSSEGDLEKLISTQKEKGIFLSVLGFGMGNLKDNKLEILADKGNGNYAYIDTYEEARRTLVTEFGGTLFTVAKDVKLQVEFNPHFIESYRLIGYENRMLAAEDFKDDKKDAGEMGAGHTVTALYEVVPSKGDDATYPLKYYQMNLSNAYYNEEALTVNVRYKKPKSNSSKVFTQTMRWNSQKVTRIPDDFKMATAVAAFGMLLRKSEFKGKATYAQVLTLAESAKGADKEGYRAEFIQLVKKAQLLNNGTPAYSNVMADDDNQ from the coding sequence ATGCTAAAGTACCTATTCCTGTTGCTGGCAGGGCTGATTACCCTTACTACACAAGCCCAGCGAACACTGACTGGTATTATCACCGATACAGACAACCACCAGCCATTACCCAGCGTTTCCGTACTTATAAAAGGTACCAGTATGGGCACCATTACCAATGCAAATGGTGAATTCCACCTCCAGGCACCGGCAGGGAATCTTACTTTAGTGATCAGTTTTATAGGTTATAAAACAAAGGAAGTCCTCGTTACTGACAAACAATCAAAGATTTCTGCTTCTCTGGCGCCTGAAAATAAACAGTTGAGTGAGATAGTGATAACTGGTTATGGTATCATAAAAGATATGAGGTCTATGGGTTGCAGCTACGCTACCGTCAATAGTGAGGAGCAGGAAGCCTACGCTCCTATTCACGACAACCGTTTCCAGGCGGTGAACCTGCACCCACTCAGCACTTTCGCTGCCGATGTAGACAGGGCCTCCTACTCCAATGTACGTCGTTTCCTGAATGATGGAGAACTGCCTCCTGCCGATGCGGTACGGGTGGAAGAAATGATCAATTATTTTGACTATCAATACAAACCTCCTACCGGCAATGACCCGGTAGCTATCTATACCGATATGACCGAATGCCCCTGGGAGCCTACTCACCAGCTGGTGAGAATCGGTCTGAAAGCGATGGAAGTATCTAATGAAAAATTACCACCGGCTAACCTCGTTTTCCTCATCGACGTATCAGGATCTATGCGTGCAGAAAACAAGCTGCCACTGGTGATCAAATCACTGAAAGTACTCACGCAACAATTACGTCCTATCGACCATGTAGCCATCGTTGTGTATGCAGGTGCTGCAGGTGTGGTATTGCCCTCCACGCCGGGTAGTGAAAAGATGGCCATCATGGATGCGCTGGATAAACTGGAAGCTGGTGGTTCCACAGCTGGTGGCGCAGGCATTCAACTGGCCTATAACACTGCCGCGGCCAACTATCTTGAAGATGGCAACAACCGTGTGATTATCGCAACTGACGGTGATTTTAATGTAGGTGTTTCCAGCGAAGGCGACCTGGAAAAACTCATTTCAACCCAAAAAGAAAAGGGGATTTTCCTCTCTGTTCTTGGCTTTGGAATGGGTAACCTTAAAGACAATAAACTGGAAATCCTGGCTGACAAGGGAAATGGGAACTATGCCTACATCGATACTTACGAAGAAGCCCGCCGCACGCTGGTGACAGAGTTTGGTGGCACGCTGTTTACCGTAGCGAAAGATGTGAAACTGCAGGTAGAATTTAACCCTCATTTTATTGAATCATATCGCCTGATCGGCTATGAAAACAGGATGCTGGCAGCAGAAGATTTTAAGGATGATAAAAAGGATGCGGGCGAAATGGGTGCAGGTCACACTGTAACTGCGCTATACGAAGTGGTGCCTTCCAAAGGCGACGATGCTACCTATCCGCTGAAGTATTACCAGATGAATCTATCCAATGCTTACTACAACGAAGAAGCGCTGACAGTGAATGTGCGTTATAAAAAGCCAAAATCCAACAGTAGCAAGGTTTTCACACAAACCATGCGCTGGAATTCGCAAAAAGTGACCCGGATACCAGACGACTTCAAAATGGCTACTGCTGTTGCAGCATTTGGTATGCTGCTCAGGAAGTCTGAATTTAAGGGGAAAGCCACTTATGCCCAGGTGCTAACCCTTGCTGAAAGCGCCAAAGGAGCAGATAAGGAAGGCTATCGGGCAGAATTTATTCAGCTGGTTAAAAAAGCGCAATTATTGAACAACGGAACCCCTGCTTATTCCAATGTGATGGCAGATGACGACAATCAGTAG
- a CDS encoding anhydro-N-acetylmuramic acid kinase — protein MVYNVIGVTSGSSLDGLDLVFVALTEVRGKWTYEIRAAERKAYTEDWKEKLSGAANLPARDYFLLHSEYGHYIGLAVKDFIATHGFDHHVHFITTHGHTVFHMPSQKMTAQLGDGAAITAVTGLPVISDLRAMDIALGGKGAPLLPVAEQLLFPNAAYRVNLGENATVSAQKEGELVAFDVCPCNYVLDSLAESLGRAYDENGQLAAGGVTDPKLLDALNGLAYYALPYPKTLTNKFGTGTVLPMMQGHQLSTQGKLNTYTKHIATQIANAVKLIGGEEGVVGEVLLTGGGAHNSFLVESIKELGLTVTQPDAQTLTFRTALMIALLGALRWRQETNAFASVTGADHDSVGGALWSN, from the coding sequence ATGGTATACAATGTAATAGGAGTCACTTCAGGTAGCTCACTGGATGGGCTGGACCTGGTGTTTGTAGCTTTGACAGAGGTAAGGGGCAAGTGGACATACGAGATCAGGGCTGCTGAGCGTAAAGCATATACAGAAGACTGGAAAGAAAAACTGTCAGGTGCAGCGAACCTGCCTGCAAGAGATTATTTTTTGCTACATAGTGAATATGGACATTATATCGGGCTTGCGGTAAAGGATTTTATTGCTACCCATGGTTTTGATCACCATGTACATTTTATTACGACCCATGGGCATACAGTGTTCCATATGCCATCACAAAAGATGACGGCACAGTTGGGGGATGGGGCGGCGATTACTGCGGTAACAGGGTTGCCTGTGATCAGTGACCTGCGGGCCATGGATATTGCCCTAGGTGGTAAGGGCGCGCCTTTATTGCCGGTGGCGGAGCAGTTGTTGTTCCCGAATGCAGCTTATAGGGTGAATCTGGGTGAGAATGCGACTGTTTCTGCACAGAAAGAGGGAGAATTGGTAGCGTTTGATGTGTGTCCCTGCAATTATGTGTTGGATAGTCTGGCAGAGTCATTGGGTCGTGCTTATGATGAAAATGGTCAATTGGCTGCTGGTGGGGTGACAGATCCGAAATTGCTGGATGCGCTGAATGGGTTGGCTTATTATGCACTGCCTTATCCAAAAACGCTGACGAATAAATTCGGTACCGGTACGGTGTTGCCCATGATGCAGGGGCATCAGCTGTCTACACAGGGAAAGCTGAATACATATACAAAACATATTGCTACACAGATCGCGAATGCCGTGAAGTTGATTGGTGGGGAAGAAGGCGTAGTGGGAGAAGTATTGCTCACCGGCGGTGGTGCGCATAACAGTTTTCTCGTAGAATCAATAAAAGAATTAGGTCTTACAGTTACACAACCAGATGCACAAACCCTGACATTCCGTACCGCTTTAATGATTGCATTGTTAGGTGCATTGCGTTGGAGACAGGAAACAAACGCATTCGCTTCAGTAACTGGTGCGGACCACGACAGCGTAGGTGGCGCACTTTGGAGTAACTAA
- the ade gene encoding adenine deaminase, which yields MAQNFQISGNIIDIPAQRIYPGTITVTDGKITGISEDQGTYQQYILPGFVDAHMHVESSMLTPSEFARLAVVHGTIATVSDPHEIANVCGVEGVKYMLDNGKTVPFKFCFGAPSCVPATIFETAGATVTVCDVEALLALPEVLYLTEMMNFPGVLHNDPDVMAKIAAAKKVNKPVDGHAPGLRGDAAKQYIDAGISTDHECFTAEEALDKLKYGMKILIREGSAARNFEALVGLLHEHSDNMMFCSDDKHPDNLVEGHINVLVRRALAHGVDLFKVLRAACINPVEHYKIPAGLLRLGDAADFIVTNEITEFNIQTTYVNGEKVAEGGKTLITAPVAPVINNFDCKPVSVDDLRIVADGSTATVKVIEALDGQLITNMLIEELPVVDGALYSNVESDVLKLVVVNRYHAAPVALAFIKRFGFKRGAIASSVAHDSHNIIAVGVDDKSIVQAINAVIASQGGVSVVDDGEARVLSLPVAGLMSNLDGYEVAEQYSQLDKAAKGLGSELGAPFMTLSFMALLVIPHLKLSDKGLFDGDSFSFTSLIENK from the coding sequence ATGGCACAAAACTTCCAGATATCTGGCAATATTATAGACATTCCTGCACAACGTATTTATCCGGGTACGATCACTGTAACGGATGGAAAGATCACTGGTATCAGTGAGGATCAGGGTACATATCAGCAGTATATTTTACCGGGGTTTGTAGATGCACATATGCATGTGGAAAGCTCTATGCTCACGCCTTCGGAATTTGCGAGACTGGCGGTGGTGCATGGTACGATTGCAACGGTATCTGATCCGCATGAGATCGCGAATGTTTGTGGTGTTGAAGGGGTGAAATATATGCTGGACAATGGGAAAACAGTCCCTTTCAAATTCTGTTTTGGTGCGCCGTCCTGTGTGCCGGCTACGATATTTGAAACTGCGGGTGCTACGGTAACGGTGTGCGATGTAGAAGCACTGCTTGCATTGCCTGAAGTGTTATATCTCACTGAGATGATGAACTTTCCGGGTGTGTTGCACAATGATCCGGATGTGATGGCAAAGATTGCTGCGGCGAAGAAAGTGAATAAGCCTGTAGATGGCCATGCACCAGGGCTGAGAGGCGATGCCGCTAAGCAGTATATTGATGCGGGGATTAGTACGGATCATGAGTGTTTTACGGCGGAAGAAGCGTTGGATAAATTGAAGTATGGGATGAAGATCCTTATCAGAGAAGGAAGTGCGGCGAGGAATTTTGAAGCACTGGTAGGATTGCTGCATGAGCATTCAGATAACATGATGTTTTGTAGTGATGATAAACATCCGGATAATTTAGTGGAAGGACATATCAATGTGTTGGTGCGGAGAGCATTGGCCCATGGTGTAGATCTCTTTAAAGTATTGCGGGCGGCGTGTATCAACCCGGTGGAGCATTACAAGATTCCTGCGGGATTACTGAGATTGGGTGATGCAGCAGATTTTATTGTAACGAATGAAATTACGGAGTTCAATATACAAACCACTTATGTGAATGGAGAGAAAGTAGCGGAGGGTGGAAAGACGCTGATTACAGCGCCGGTGGCACCGGTGATTAATAACTTTGATTGTAAGCCGGTTTCGGTTGATGATTTACGTATAGTTGCAGATGGTAGTACTGCTACTGTGAAGGTGATTGAGGCACTGGATGGTCAGTTGATCACGAATATGTTGATAGAAGAGTTGCCAGTGGTGGATGGTGCATTGTATAGCAATGTGGAGAGCGATGTGTTGAAGTTAGTGGTGGTGAACAGATATCATGCCGCACCGGTTGCGTTGGCGTTTATTAAGCGGTTTGGATTTAAGCGGGGAGCGATAGCGTCTTCTGTGGCGCATGATAGTCACAATATTATTGCGGTGGGTGTGGATGATAAGAGTATTGTACAGGCGATAAATGCGGTGATTGCATCACAGGGTGGAGTGAGTGTGGTGGATGATGGCGAGGCACGTGTGTTATCGCTGCCGGTGGCGGGGTTGATGAGTAATCTGGATGGGTATGAAGTGGCGGAGCAGTATAGCCAGTTGGATAAGGCGGCGAAGGGATTGGGGAGTGAGTTGGGGGCACCGTTTATGACGCTGTCATTTATGGCATTGTTGGTGATACCGCATTTGAAATTGAGTGATAAGGGGTTGTTTGATGGGGATAGTTTTAGTTTTACTTCGTTAATAGAAAATAAATAA
- a CDS encoding WYL domain-containing protein, translating to MPKNKDAVSRYRWIDERLRNKRLKKPTLDDLIEFVSRKMDKSISVRTIQKDIQDMRHDPELNYNAPIVYDRSSGTYSYEDETYSINNIPIEEADLEGLEIAIGILEQFRSLPVIEQFEDAILKIAASLKQNREVLEHKGMIRFSRATQYKGASHIPSIVDAIKNLDVIRISYQSFDRNEPKEHWVEPYHVREYQSRFYLVGKSQKAKGGTLLTFALDRIMDLWPTDKKFDAKNFDDASYFQHAIGVTVPQGEPEKVILSFTPHQGKYIKTQPIHPSQQIESDTAEECLISINVVINKELTMLLMSYGANVKVLQPAPLAEQIAAEAKAMLERY from the coding sequence ATGCCGAAGAATAAGGATGCTGTTTCCCGTTATCGCTGGATTGATGAGCGGTTGCGAAATAAACGTCTGAAAAAACCCACCCTTGATGACCTTATTGAGTTTGTCTCCCGAAAAATGGACAAAAGCATTTCTGTACGTACTATCCAAAAGGATATACAGGATATGCGCCATGATCCGGAACTGAATTACAACGCCCCTATTGTATATGATAGGTCGAGTGGTACATATTCGTATGAAGATGAGACTTACTCTATCAACAATATTCCCATCGAGGAAGCGGACCTGGAAGGCCTGGAAATCGCTATTGGCATATTGGAGCAGTTTCGTAGTCTGCCTGTGATTGAACAGTTTGAAGATGCGATCCTGAAAATAGCCGCCAGTCTGAAACAAAACCGCGAGGTGCTGGAGCACAAAGGCATGATCCGCTTTTCACGCGCTACACAATACAAAGGAGCATCGCATATTCCTTCGATTGTAGATGCTATTAAGAACCTGGATGTGATCAGGATATCGTACCAGAGCTTTGACCGCAATGAGCCAAAAGAGCACTGGGTGGAGCCCTATCACGTGCGTGAATATCAATCACGCTTTTACCTCGTGGGTAAGAGCCAGAAAGCAAAGGGAGGTACGCTGCTTACCTTTGCACTGGATCGTATCATGGATCTATGGCCGACTGATAAGAAATTTGATGCAAAGAACTTTGATGATGCCAGTTATTTCCAGCATGCTATTGGTGTGACGGTACCACAGGGTGAACCTGAGAAAGTGATCCTTTCTTTTACACCTCACCAGGGTAAATATATCAAGACACAACCTATCCATCCTTCACAACAGATAGAATCTGATACGGCAGAAGAATGTCTTATCTCTATCAATGTAGTGATCAATAAGGAGCTGACAATGCTGCTGATGAGTTACGGCGCAAATGTAAAGGTGCTACAGCCTGCACCATTGGCGGAACAAATAGCAGCAGAAGCAAAAGCAATGTTAGAACGTTATTAA
- a CDS encoding peroxiredoxin, which produces MSLRLGDIAPNFQAKTSIGEIDFYEYLGDSWGVLFSHPADYTPVCTTELGRTAALKDEFAKRNVKVLALSVDPVDKHLGWINDINETQNTKVEFPIIADEDRKVSDLYDMIHPNASETFTVRSLFIIGPDKKVKLIITYPASTGRNFHEVLRVIDSLQLTANYQVATPANWQDGEDVIVTAAVKTEDIPARFPKGHKIIKPYLRTTPQPNK; this is translated from the coding sequence ATGAGCTTAAGACTCGGAGATATAGCACCAAATTTTCAGGCTAAAACATCGATAGGCGAAATTGATTTTTACGAATACCTGGGCGATAGCTGGGGAGTATTGTTCTCTCATCCAGCTGATTACACCCCGGTATGTACTACCGAATTAGGTAGAACAGCGGCGTTGAAAGATGAATTCGCTAAACGTAACGTTAAAGTGCTTGCACTCAGTGTTGACCCCGTGGATAAACACCTCGGCTGGATCAATGATATAAACGAAACCCAGAACACCAAAGTGGAGTTCCCTATCATCGCAGACGAAGACAGAAAAGTGTCTGACCTGTACGATATGATCCACCCAAATGCTTCTGAAACTTTCACCGTTAGGTCACTGTTTATCATTGGCCCGGACAAGAAAGTAAAACTCATCATCACTTACCCGGCTTCTACAGGAAGAAACTTCCACGAAGTACTCCGTGTAATTGACTCCCTGCAGCTGACAGCTAACTATCAGGTAGCTACACCGGCAAACTGGCAGGATGGTGAAGATGTGATCGTAACAGCCGCAGTGAAAACGGAAGACATTCCTGCCCGTTTCCCTAAAGGCCACAAGATCATCAAGCCTTATCTGAGAACAACACCTCAGCCAAACAAATAA
- a CDS encoding RluA family pseudouridine synthase has translation MRINDLIIKETPDYVIINKPAGVLTIPDRHDNQLSSIQGLLKKHYGNIFTVHRLDKDTSGVILFAKNEVAHKYYSQAFEGRNVQKFYLGLVNGQLTPATGTIEEAIAEHPITKGKMVTAKKGKNAHTDYEVLEAFGLYSLVKLQIHTGRTHQIRVHMKHIGHPIAVDEMYGTNTPILLSAIKKTYKLGKHDVEERPLLSRLALHSFQLHFTDQQGEKQVAEAPLAKDIQAVVTQLRKNSSGYVPKLVL, from the coding sequence ATGCGCATTAACGACCTGATTATAAAAGAAACGCCGGACTATGTGATCATCAACAAACCGGCAGGCGTGCTGACCATTCCGGACAGGCACGACAACCAGCTGTCTTCTATTCAGGGACTGCTGAAAAAACACTATGGTAATATCTTTACCGTACACAGACTGGATAAGGATACAAGTGGAGTGATCCTCTTTGCGAAAAACGAAGTGGCCCACAAGTATTACTCCCAGGCATTCGAAGGCAGAAACGTTCAGAAGTTCTACCTGGGGCTGGTGAACGGTCAGCTGACGCCAGCTACCGGCACCATCGAGGAAGCCATTGCTGAACACCCGATCACAAAGGGTAAAATGGTGACCGCTAAAAAGGGTAAAAACGCCCACACGGATTATGAAGTGCTGGAAGCATTTGGCCTGTATAGCCTGGTGAAACTTCAGATTCATACCGGCCGTACCCACCAGATCAGGGTACACATGAAGCATATAGGCCACCCGATAGCAGTAGATGAGATGTATGGTACCAATACCCCTATCCTGCTGTCTGCTATCAAAAAGACCTATAAGCTGGGTAAGCATGATGTGGAAGAACGCCCATTGCTGAGCAGATTAGCCCTGCATTCTTTCCAGCTGCACTTTACTGATCAGCAGGGAGAAAAACAGGTAGCAGAGGCGCCATTGGCCAAGGATATCCAGGCGGTGGTGACACAGCTGCGCAAGAACAGCAGCGGGTATGTGCCTAAGCTGGTGTTGTAA
- a CDS encoding pseudouridine synthase, translating into MKKNTPAKKGFSPFKENKSRAKGNDSRPAKRSATGGRPPRKENDGEFRPRKNDGEGFRGRKNDGEGFRPRKNDGEGFQARKNDGEGFRPRKNDGEGFRGRKSDDGEGFRPRKNDGEGFRGRKSDDGEGFRPRKNDGEGFHGRKSDDGEGFRPRKNDGEGFRGRKSDDGEGFRPRKNDGEGFRGRKSDDGEGFRPRKNDGEGFRGRKSDDGEGFRPRKNDGEGFRGRKSDERPARRPAGKDENGEPLPAFKKKEQTDGEDASRRNRIKPALKTANGRTPFKPKPGAKRDDSAFHGTDRGDRKGKDERETPSGFNRKKYFDNTNERFAARQERKTASRRDRKGSSTGSFGKKSDRDESGVAIEGEMPLNKYIAHCGLCSRRKAVDYVKEGKITVNGTVITEPAFKVTKKDEVTILGKKMHIQKNLVYILLNKPKGYITTTDDPEGRKTVMELIQDATEEERVYPVGRLDRNTSGLLLLTNDGELAQKLSHPKHNIRKIYHVGLNKPLTKAHFEAILAGVTLEDGVANVDVLGYVDNADKTQIGIEIHSGKNRIVRRIFEHLEYEVEKLDRVTYAGLTKKNINRGHWRYLTEKEIILLKHFK; encoded by the coding sequence ATGAAGAAAAATACACCTGCTAAAAAAGGATTCTCTCCTTTCAAGGAAAATAAATCCAGGGCAAAGGGAAATGATTCCCGCCCGGCGAAACGTAGTGCTACTGGCGGACGTCCGCCACGCAAAGAGAATGATGGAGAATTTCGTCCGCGCAAGAATGATGGAGAAGGTTTCCGTGGTCGTAAGAACGATGGAGAAGGTTTCCGCCCGCGTAAGAATGATGGAGAAGGTTTCCAGGCACGTAAGAACGATGGAGAAGGATTCCGTCCTCGTAAGAATGATGGAGAAGGTTTCCGTGGCCGTAAGAGTGATGATGGAGAGGGTTTCCGCCCGCGTAAGAACGATGGAGAAGGTTTCCGTGGTCGTAAGAGTGATGATGGAGAGGGTTTCCGTCCTCGTAAGAATGATGGAGAAGGTTTCCATGGTCGTAAGAGTGATGATGGAGAGGGTTTCCGCCCGCGTAAGAACGATGGAGAAGGTTTCCGTGGCCGTAAGAGTGATGATGGTGAAGGCTTCCGCCCGCGTAAGAACGATGGAGAAGGTTTCCGTGGCCGTAAGAGTGATGATGGTGAAGGCTTCCGCCCGCGTAAGAACGATGGAGAAGGTTTCCGTGGTCGTAAGAGCGATGATGGTGAAGGCTTCCGCCCGCGTAAGAACGATGGAGAAGGTTTCCGTGGCCGTAAGAGCGACGAGCGTCCTGCACGCCGCCCCGCTGGAAAAGACGAAAATGGTGAACCACTTCCTGCATTCAAAAAGAAAGAACAAACTGATGGCGAGGATGCTTCCCGCCGTAACAGAATAAAACCAGCCCTAAAAACTGCCAATGGCAGAACACCTTTCAAACCTAAACCAGGTGCGAAACGTGATGACAGCGCCTTCCATGGTACTGACCGTGGCGACAGAAAAGGTAAAGACGAGCGTGAAACCCCAAGTGGTTTCAACCGCAAGAAATATTTCGACAATACCAATGAGCGTTTTGCTGCCAGACAGGAACGTAAAACTGCTTCAAGACGTGACCGTAAAGGATCTTCCACTGGTTCTTTCGGCAAAAAAAGCGACAGAGATGAATCTGGTGTAGCAATCGAAGGCGAAATGCCACTGAACAAATACATCGCTCATTGCGGCCTTTGCTCTCGTCGTAAAGCTGTAGACTATGTAAAAGAAGGTAAGATCACTGTAAATGGTACCGTCATCACCGAACCTGCTTTCAAAGTCACTAAGAAAGACGAAGTAACCATCCTTGGTAAGAAAATGCACATCCAGAAAAACCTGGTGTACATCCTCCTGAACAAACCGAAAGGCTACATCACCACGACTGACGATCCAGAAGGCCGTAAGACAGTGATGGAACTGATCCAGGATGCTACCGAAGAAGAAAGAGTGTACCCTGTAGGTCGCCTGGACCGTAACACCTCTGGTCTGCTCCTGCTCACCAACGATGGTGAACTGGCACAGAAACTCTCTCACCCTAAACACAACATCCGTAAGATCTATCACGTAGGTCTGAACAAACCACTGACCAAAGCACACTTTGAAGCCATCCTGGCAGGTGTGACCCTGGAAGATGGTGTGGCGAATGTAGATGTACTGGGATATGTAGACAACGCTGATAAAACACAGATAGGTATCGAAATTCATAGCGGCAAGAACCGTATCGTTCGCCGTATTTTCGAACACCTGGAATATGAAGTGGAGAAACTGGATCGTGTGACCTACGCGGGATTAACAAAGAAGAACATCAACAGGGGCCACTGGCGCTACCTGACTGAAAAAGAAATCATCCTGCTTAAGCATTTCAAATAA